The following proteins come from a genomic window of Yinghuangia sp. ASG 101:
- a CDS encoding anti-sigma factor antagonist (This anti-anti-sigma factor, or anti-sigma factor antagonist, belongs to a family that includes characterized members SpoIIAA, RsbV, RsfA, and RsfB.) — MTTGSIPPLFTVRVTVPAPNRARVHVGGEIDMESGPRIEDLMYRELDDGRVHIEVDLGSVEFMDSSGVHLLLRVRRRALDAGGGLDLLAAGPRVVRLLEVTGLTEFLPAPRRVVPALDGDAATATGSYTWNLRTDAWWWSPETYQILGLAPDSVRPSTDLMLSLRHPDDARGTADDAETADAKPSAGPEAFAGTEVDGEPFISRHRLLLTDGTTRTVAVVGEVMVDDNGEPVQMTGFFVDVTNESTEPSEGPAGGS; from the coding sequence GTGACCACGGGCTCCATTCCGCCCCTGTTCACGGTGCGCGTCACCGTGCCCGCGCCCAACCGTGCGCGTGTGCACGTCGGCGGTGAGATCGACATGGAGAGCGGTCCGCGCATCGAAGACCTGATGTACCGCGAACTCGACGACGGACGCGTACACATCGAAGTCGACCTGGGATCGGTCGAGTTCATGGACTCCAGCGGCGTCCACCTGCTGTTACGGGTACGCCGACGCGCGCTCGACGCGGGCGGCGGCCTCGACTTGCTGGCCGCCGGGCCCCGCGTGGTGCGGCTGCTGGAGGTCACCGGCCTCACCGAGTTCCTGCCGGCGCCGCGGCGCGTCGTCCCGGCGCTGGACGGCGACGCCGCGACGGCCACCGGCTCGTACACCTGGAACCTACGCACCGACGCGTGGTGGTGGTCGCCGGAGACGTACCAGATCCTCGGCCTCGCACCGGACAGCGTGCGGCCGAGCACCGACCTGATGCTGTCGTTGCGGCATCCCGACGACGCACGGGGCACCGCGGACGACGCCGAGACGGCGGACGCGAAGCCCTCGGCCGGCCCGGAGGCCTTCGCGGGCACGGAGGTGGACGGCGAGCCGTTCATCTCGCGACACCGCTTGTTGCTCACGGACGGCACGACGCGCACGGTGGCGGTCGTGGGCGAGGTGATGGTGGACGACAACGGCGAACCCGTGCAGATGACCGGGTTCTTCGTGGATGTCACGAACGAGAGCACCGAGCCTTCGGAGGGGCCGGCGGGCGGGAGCTGA
- a CDS encoding oxidoreductase — MPTTTFSLGGDLTVNRLGFGAMRLPVKTLDGPVRDPATGIAVLRRAVELGVNHIDTAGFYAKGEVRANDLIRTALTPYRDDLVIATKVGPLLGPTGVPTEQAPPERLRGLVEADLDALGLDRLDLVYLRVGALNAPGGESIAERFAALAELRAEGLIRHLGLSNVDSAQLAEARAIAPVAAVQNPYAEDDADDAALLAECEAAGIAYVPFFLLGGGGNPLDTARLGKVAERLGATVAQVQLASLLAASPAILAIPGTGSLDHLEENVAAGDLRLTDDDLAELRG, encoded by the coding sequence ATGCCAACCACGACTTTCTCCCTCGGCGGAGACCTCACCGTCAACCGGCTCGGCTTCGGCGCGATGCGCCTGCCGGTGAAAACCCTCGACGGCCCCGTCCGCGACCCGGCGACCGGCATCGCGGTGCTCCGGCGCGCGGTGGAGCTGGGCGTGAACCACATCGACACGGCCGGCTTCTACGCCAAGGGGGAGGTGCGGGCCAACGACCTGATCCGTACCGCGCTGACCCCCTACCGCGACGACCTGGTGATCGCGACGAAGGTGGGCCCGCTGCTCGGCCCGACCGGCGTACCGACCGAGCAGGCGCCCCCCGAGCGGTTGCGCGGCCTCGTCGAGGCGGACCTCGACGCCCTCGGCCTGGACCGACTCGACCTGGTCTACCTGCGCGTCGGCGCGCTGAACGCCCCGGGCGGCGAATCGATCGCCGAACGGTTCGCGGCGCTCGCCGAGTTGCGCGCGGAAGGCCTGATCCGGCACCTGGGCCTCAGCAACGTCGACTCCGCGCAACTCGCCGAGGCCCGGGCGATCGCGCCCGTCGCGGCCGTGCAGAACCCGTACGCCGAGGACGACGCGGACGACGCGGCCCTGCTCGCGGAGTGCGAGGCGGCGGGGATCGCGTACGTCCCGTTCTTCCTGCTCGGCGGCGGCGGCAATCCGCTCGACACCGCCCGGCTCGGCAAGGTCGCGGAACGCCTCGGCGCGACCGTCGCCCAGGTCCAGCTCGCCTCGCTCCTGGCCGCCTCGCCGGCGATCCTGGCGATCCCGGGCACCGGTTCGCTCGACCACCTGGAGGAGAACGTCGCGGCCGGCGACCTCCGCCTCACCGACGACGACCTCGCCGAGCTGCGCGGCTGA
- a CDS encoding winged helix-turn-helix transcriptional regulator, translating to MSSASPAPVPPSPASPEHATDHATEHAAGHATEHAAEYSADRLPRPNTTGRPCSAASALALIGEKWALLAVREISFGNRRFDAIARNTGASRDILTTRLRSLEAAGILERRPYQDRPTRYEYHLTPAGRDLQAVLQSLASWGDRWVSERPPVVFRHEDHDFDFAVMCRTCGRQVRPGDVRLHRHAPGWDRTGPVAR from the coding sequence ATGAGTTCCGCGTCACCCGCCCCCGTACCGCCGTCGCCGGCTTCCCCCGAGCACGCAACCGACCACGCAACCGAGCACGCAGCTGGACACGCAACCGAGCACGCGGCCGAGTACTCCGCCGACCGCCTGCCGCGGCCCAACACCACCGGGCGCCCCTGCTCAGCCGCGTCCGCGCTGGCGCTCATCGGGGAGAAATGGGCGCTCCTCGCGGTCCGGGAGATCTCGTTCGGCAACCGGCGCTTCGACGCGATCGCCCGCAACACCGGAGCGTCCCGCGACATCCTCACCACGCGCCTGCGCTCGCTGGAGGCCGCGGGCATCCTGGAGCGCCGCCCGTACCAGGACCGGCCGACGCGGTACGAGTACCACCTCACCCCGGCGGGACGCGACCTCCAGGCCGTGCTGCAGTCGCTCGCCTCGTGGGGCGACCGGTGGGTGAGCGAGCGCCCGCCCGTCGTCTTCCGGCACGAGGACCACGACTTCGACTTCGCGGTGATGTGCCGCACGTGCGGCCGGCAGGTCAGGCCCGGCGACGTGCGGCTGCACCGGCACGCACCGGGGTGGGACCGCACCGGACCGGTCGCGCGGTAG
- a CDS encoding acetyl-CoA C-acetyltransferase, which produces MSEAYIVDAIRTPVGKRNGGLASVHPADLGAHILSSLVERTGIDPAAVDDVIFGVLDQVGPQTGNLGRVAWLSAGLPASVPGTTIDRQCGSSQQAVHFAAQAVLSGTADIVVAGGVQNMSAIPIGAAARVGKEFGFGSPYESAVGWQKHYGDQEISQYRGAELIAEKWGISRDEMEEFAVTSHERALHAEAEGRFARELVPYGDVVRDEGPRTPDWDKIRSLPALRPGGRLTAALASQISDGASASLIVSERALRVHGLTPRARIHDLTVVGDDPVLMLTGPIPATARALARTGLTLDDIDLVEINEAFASVVLAWQRETGADLAKVNVNGGAIALGHPLGASGTKLLATLLNELERTRGRYGLQTMCEGGGMANATIIERL; this is translated from the coding sequence ATGTCCGAGGCGTACATCGTCGACGCCATCCGCACCCCCGTCGGCAAGCGCAACGGCGGGCTCGCGTCCGTCCACCCCGCCGATCTCGGCGCACACATCCTCAGCAGCCTCGTCGAGCGGACCGGCATCGACCCGGCCGCCGTCGACGACGTCATCTTCGGCGTGCTCGACCAGGTCGGCCCGCAGACCGGCAACCTCGGCCGCGTCGCGTGGCTGTCGGCCGGGCTGCCCGCGTCCGTCCCCGGCACGACCATCGACCGCCAGTGCGGCTCGTCCCAGCAGGCGGTCCACTTCGCGGCGCAAGCCGTCCTGAGCGGCACCGCCGACATCGTGGTGGCCGGCGGCGTGCAGAACATGAGCGCGATCCCGATCGGCGCCGCCGCCCGGGTGGGCAAGGAGTTCGGCTTCGGAAGCCCCTACGAATCCGCCGTCGGCTGGCAGAAGCACTACGGGGACCAGGAGATCAGCCAGTACCGGGGCGCCGAGCTGATCGCCGAGAAGTGGGGCATCTCCCGCGACGAGATGGAGGAGTTCGCGGTCACCTCCCACGAACGCGCCCTGCACGCCGAGGCCGAGGGCCGCTTCGCGCGCGAACTCGTCCCGTACGGCGACGTCGTGCGCGACGAGGGCCCGCGTACGCCCGACTGGGACAAGATCCGCTCACTGCCGGCACTCCGCCCCGGCGGGCGCCTCACCGCCGCACTCGCGAGCCAGATCTCCGACGGCGCGTCCGCGTCGCTCATCGTCTCCGAGCGCGCCCTGCGCGTGCACGGCCTCACCCCGCGCGCCCGCATCCACGACCTCACCGTCGTCGGCGACGACCCGGTCCTCATGCTCACCGGCCCGATCCCGGCCACGGCCCGCGCACTGGCCCGCACCGGACTCACCCTCGACGACATCGACCTGGTCGAGATCAACGAGGCCTTCGCGTCCGTCGTCCTCGCCTGGCAGCGCGAGACCGGCGCCGACCTCGCCAAGGTCAACGTCAACGGCGGCGCCATCGCACTGGGCCACCCGCTCGGCGCGAGCGGCACCAAACTCCTCGCCACACTGCTCAACGAACTGGAGCGCACCCGGGGCCGCTACGGCCTCCAGACCATGTGCGAGGGCGGCGGCATGGCCAACGCGACGATCATCGAACGCCTGTGA
- a CDS encoding NADPH-dependent FMN reductase gives MPPPVEILLITGSPRAGATSTAVLQTVAEVVGPGTADPQMYFGTAALPHFNPDDDFAPLHPAVAELRALIAGADALLLSTPEYAGDLPGSFKNLLDWTVGGGEIVGKPTAWINTAAPGRADGAYAALRTVLGYTGADIVETACVRIPVARSAIDTETLTITDPDARAALAAAVTALIDHTRTRPR, from the coding sequence ATGCCGCCGCCCGTCGAAATCCTCCTGATCACCGGCAGCCCCCGCGCGGGAGCGACGAGCACCGCGGTCCTCCAGACCGTCGCCGAGGTCGTCGGGCCCGGCACGGCCGACCCGCAGATGTACTTCGGGACGGCCGCGCTGCCGCACTTCAACCCCGACGACGACTTCGCGCCCCTGCACCCCGCGGTCGCCGAGCTGCGCGCCCTGATCGCCGGCGCCGACGCGCTGCTGCTCAGCACCCCCGAGTACGCGGGCGACCTGCCCGGGTCGTTCAAGAACCTGCTCGACTGGACCGTCGGCGGCGGCGAGATCGTCGGCAAACCGACCGCGTGGATCAACACCGCCGCCCCGGGCCGCGCCGACGGAGCGTACGCGGCACTGCGCACGGTCCTCGGCTACACCGGCGCCGACATCGTCGAAACCGCCTGCGTGCGCATCCCCGTCGCCCGGTCGGCGATCGACACCGAGACGCTGACGATCACCGACCCCGACGCCCGCGCCGCCCTGGCCGCCGCCGTCACCGCCCTCATCGACCACACCCGCACGAGGCCCCGCTAG
- a CDS encoding WGR domain-containing protein, whose translation MADSTSYLELSEDGGGSHKFYEVVVSGTDVTITYGRIGDPGKATTTSYATPEKAAATAAKKVGEKKRKGYEDAVRGVRKRRSVTRRPAPTPASSSSGGRAASNVRRAPVLWKYNSGSAAFGVFVDAERAMVGNERGDVWTLTHDGEAVNRYKLPDGVKCIVGDDSWIYAGCDDGNVYDIGGKAPRVAYEIAEDIDIYWLDIQDGTLGVADAGGGLTTIDHEDESLWAEKGLGSGAWMVRVDSEALYHGHSAGVEAFSKSDGKKLWHTKTKGSVLFGWQEKDDVYAGTSGNKVHRIRKSDGAMLATYDCSASVFSCATARDGEYVFAGDSSSSIYCFKADGTKLWKLASGCGAAYSMQYRDERLYIVTTGGQLACIDVSEAAIHDAEQGTVPTVRDVKLASLDAVVPSAEVETTSDAGTGVVVECVNVGGRLRVHVVTAGYESGWNVQFPKNMRVEGARYVVDGVRESGQGGFYRAHGEIKRLV comes from the coding sequence ATGGCCGACTCGACGTCGTATCTGGAGCTGTCCGAGGACGGCGGGGGCTCGCACAAGTTCTACGAAGTCGTCGTCTCCGGTACGGACGTCACGATCACCTACGGCCGCATCGGCGACCCGGGCAAGGCCACCACCACCTCGTACGCGACGCCGGAGAAGGCCGCGGCGACCGCCGCCAAGAAGGTCGGCGAGAAGAAGCGCAAGGGCTACGAGGACGCGGTGCGCGGTGTGCGCAAGCGCCGCTCGGTCACGCGCCGCCCGGCCCCGACGCCGGCGTCCTCGTCGTCCGGCGGCCGTGCGGCCTCGAACGTGCGCCGCGCCCCGGTGCTGTGGAAGTACAACTCCGGCTCGGCGGCGTTCGGTGTGTTCGTCGACGCCGAGCGCGCCATGGTCGGCAACGAGCGCGGTGACGTGTGGACGCTCACCCACGACGGCGAGGCCGTCAACCGCTACAAGCTGCCCGACGGCGTCAAGTGCATCGTGGGCGACGACTCGTGGATCTACGCGGGCTGCGACGACGGCAACGTGTACGACATCGGCGGCAAGGCCCCGCGCGTGGCGTACGAGATCGCCGAGGACATCGACATCTACTGGCTCGACATCCAGGACGGCACGCTCGGTGTCGCCGACGCGGGCGGCGGCCTCACGACGATCGACCACGAGGACGAGTCGCTGTGGGCGGAGAAGGGCCTCGGGTCGGGTGCGTGGATGGTCCGTGTCGACAGCGAGGCGCTGTACCACGGCCACTCCGCCGGAGTGGAGGCGTTCTCCAAGTCCGACGGCAAGAAGCTGTGGCACACGAAGACCAAGGGCTCGGTGCTGTTCGGCTGGCAGGAGAAGGACGACGTGTACGCCGGTACGTCCGGCAACAAGGTGCACCGCATCCGCAAGTCCGACGGCGCGATGCTGGCGACGTACGACTGCTCCGCGTCGGTGTTCAGCTGTGCGACGGCACGTGACGGCGAGTACGTCTTCGCGGGCGACAGTTCGTCGTCGATCTACTGCTTCAAGGCCGACGGCACGAAGCTGTGGAAGCTGGCGTCGGGTTGCGGCGCGGCGTACTCGATGCAGTACCGCGACGAGCGCCTCTACATCGTGACCACCGGCGGGCAGTTGGCCTGCATCGATGTCAGCGAGGCCGCGATCCACGACGCCGAGCAGGGCACCGTGCCGACGGTGCGCGACGTCAAGCTCGCGTCGCTCGACGCGGTCGTGCCGTCCGCGGAGGTGGAGACCACTTCGGACGCGGGCACCGGCGTCGTCGTCGAGTGTGTGAACGTCGGCGGGCGCCTGCGCGTGCATGTCGTGACCGCGGGCTACGAGTCGGGCTGGAACGTGCAGTTCCCGAAGAACATGCGCGTCGAGGGTGCCCGCTACGTCGTCGACGGCGTGCGGGAGTCCGGCCAGGGCGGCTTCTACCGTGCGCACGGTGAGATCAAGCGGCTCGTCTGA
- a CDS encoding aminotransferase-like domain-containing protein — protein sequence MPDASLLPRLDLSVEDLLDVHPADGYGLLGEIRLRELLAEHAAPEGFGADLLLVTAGAQQALHLVADALLASGDRVLVDSVTYPGMLAAIERFGGVPVVVEGDQFGMAPEAFAAAVARHRPVFAFTMPVHNPTGRVAARGRVRALARAAREGDVLVVEDRTLADLVLAESVSDAPPAVPSAAAFAPEHTVCLGSLSKMVWGGLRVGWIAAPRPVFERFVQAKRRTDLATSALDQRLAIALSADPGAAARKAAWRAELRGRRDHLAGLLAERIPEWRWSLPEGGMSLWVRLPGADGEEFAETSRRHGVSVSPGAVFGPAGADRIRLSFAWPEPVLSEGVAMLRSAWAEYRRR from the coding sequence GTGCCGGATGCGTCCCTGCTCCCGCGGCTTGATCTCTCAGTCGAGGATCTGCTCGACGTCCATCCGGCCGACGGCTACGGCCTGCTCGGGGAGATCCGCTTGCGCGAGTTGCTCGCGGAGCATGCCGCGCCGGAGGGGTTCGGGGCCGATCTGCTTCTTGTCACCGCGGGCGCGCAGCAGGCGTTGCACCTGGTTGCCGACGCGCTTCTCGCGTCGGGGGACCGGGTGTTGGTGGACAGCGTGACCTACCCGGGCATGCTGGCGGCGATCGAGCGGTTCGGTGGTGTGCCGGTTGTGGTGGAGGGTGACCAATTCGGCATGGCGCCCGAGGCGTTCGCCGCCGCGGTCGCCCGGCATCGGCCGGTGTTCGCGTTCACGATGCCGGTGCACAATCCGACCGGTCGGGTCGCGGCGCGGGGGCGTGTGCGGGCGCTGGCCCGGGCCGCGCGCGAGGGGGATGTCCTGGTGGTGGAGGACCGTACGCTGGCGGATCTCGTGCTGGCGGAGTCGGTCTCGGATGCCCCGCCCGCGGTGCCGTCGGCCGCCGCTTTCGCGCCGGAGCACACGGTGTGTCTGGGCTCGCTGTCGAAGATGGTGTGGGGTGGCCTGCGGGTCGGGTGGATCGCCGCGCCGCGGCCGGTGTTCGAGCGGTTCGTGCAGGCGAAGCGCCGTACCGACCTGGCGACTTCGGCGCTCGACCAGCGGCTGGCGATCGCGTTGTCGGCGGATCCGGGGGCCGCCGCGCGGAAGGCGGCGTGGCGCGCGGAGTTGCGGGGACGGCGGGATCATCTGGCGGGTCTGCTGGCCGAGCGGATCCCGGAGTGGCGCTGGTCGTTGCCGGAGGGCGGTATGTCGCTGTGGGTGCGGCTGCCGGGTGCGGACGGCGAGGAGTTCGCGGAGACTTCACGGCGCCACGGTGTCTCGGTATCGCCGGGGGCGGTTTTCGGGCCGGCGGGCGCGGACCGGATCCGGTTGAGTTTCGCGTGGCCGGAGCCGGTGTTGTCGGAGGGTGTGGCGATGCTGCGATCGGCGTGGGCGGAGTATCGCCGGCGGTGA
- a CDS encoding nuclear transport factor 2 family protein, translating to MILTSRLSDPAVRAFVDAVNAGDRAAFQAALAPGATMSDDGSERDVTQWTEREIFSSDGHMDVESESDGGRHLVVDYRNSTWGHMRTTWRFTVTPDGTISRFETGQA from the coding sequence GTGATCCTCACGAGTCGACTCTCCGACCCCGCCGTCCGCGCGTTCGTCGACGCCGTCAACGCCGGTGACCGGGCCGCGTTCCAGGCCGCACTCGCCCCCGGTGCCACGATGTCCGACGACGGCTCGGAACGCGACGTCACCCAGTGGACCGAGAGGGAGATCTTCTCCTCCGACGGCCACATGGACGTCGAATCCGAGTCCGACGGCGGGCGGCACCTCGTCGTCGACTACCGCAACTCCACGTGGGGCCACATGCGCACCACGTGGCGTTTCACCGTCACCCCCGACGGCACGATCAGCCGCTTCGAGACCGGCCAGGCCTGA
- a CDS encoding DUF2277 domain-containing protein gives MCRNITTLRGLEPAATPEEIEAAARQFVRKISGVQSLTPATEPAFEQAVREITRSATTLLTELPPRRTPPKTDPPLRRLTTATREKDAV, from the coding sequence ATGTGCCGCAACATCACCACCCTCCGAGGCCTTGAGCCGGCCGCGACGCCCGAGGAGATCGAGGCCGCGGCCCGCCAGTTCGTCCGCAAGATCAGCGGCGTCCAGTCCCTCACCCCCGCCACCGAACCCGCGTTCGAACAAGCCGTCCGCGAGATCACCCGATCCGCCACCACCCTCCTGACCGAACTCCCCCCGCGCCGCACCCCACCCAAGACCGACCCACCCCTGCGCCGCCTCACCACCGCCACCCGCGAGAAAGACGCGGTCTGA
- a CDS encoding cupin domain-containing protein: MLAVRSISQADESRDMPHGHLDVVSLEGVDFGVARFEPGWRWSQDVGPLAGTTSCQFHHNGYIAQGRLHIRMDDGTEKDLFAGDVFVCDPGHDAWVVGDETAVVFDFAGSIHDYAKQETT; this comes from the coding sequence ATGCTCGCTGTGCGTTCGATCAGCCAAGCGGACGAAAGCCGCGACATGCCCCACGGCCACCTCGATGTCGTCAGCCTCGAAGGCGTCGACTTCGGCGTGGCCCGGTTCGAACCGGGATGGCGCTGGTCGCAGGACGTCGGCCCGCTGGCCGGCACCACGAGCTGCCAGTTCCACCACAACGGCTACATCGCCCAGGGGCGCCTGCACATCCGCATGGACGACGGCACCGAGAAAGACCTCTTCGCCGGCGACGTCTTCGTGTGCGACCCGGGCCACGACGCGTGGGTCGTCGGCGACGAAACCGCCGTCGTCTTCGACTTTGCCGGCAGCATCCACGACTACGCGAAGCAGGAGACCACGTGA
- a CDS encoding branched-chain amino acid transaminase yields the protein MALPEADWIWLDGGLVPWHEAKVHVLTHGLHYGTGVLEGTRAYPTPHGPAVFRLDDHLDRLAASARILGMELPYTTNELHRATCELVRVNGLDGCYVRHLAHLGYGEMGPVIRADAQVVVSIAAWEWGAYLGDDAASRGIRLKTCSWRRNDPNALPPAAKSTAGYLNATLAKTEAIAAGYDEAVLLSSDGYVSECSASNIFAVRGDALVTPPAYAGALRGLTMDTVRTLATGLGLDTRVENMLRSDLYTADEIFVCGTASEVVPVRDIDGRELAAGPVTRKLQDAYRAAVTGTDERYAHWLTPVG from the coding sequence GTGGCACTTCCCGAGGCGGATTGGATCTGGCTGGACGGCGGTCTCGTGCCGTGGCATGAGGCGAAGGTCCACGTGCTCACCCACGGACTGCACTACGGCACCGGGGTGTTGGAGGGGACGCGCGCGTACCCGACGCCGCACGGGCCCGCGGTGTTCCGTCTCGACGACCACCTGGACCGCCTGGCCGCGAGCGCGCGCATCCTGGGTATGGAACTCCCGTACACCACCAACGAGTTGCACCGCGCGACATGCGAACTCGTACGCGTGAACGGGCTCGACGGCTGCTACGTGCGGCACCTCGCGCACCTCGGCTACGGCGAGATGGGGCCGGTGATCCGCGCCGACGCGCAGGTCGTGGTGTCGATCGCGGCGTGGGAGTGGGGCGCGTACCTGGGTGACGACGCGGCCTCGCGCGGCATTCGGCTCAAGACGTGTTCGTGGCGCCGCAACGACCCCAACGCGCTGCCTCCGGCCGCGAAGTCGACGGCGGGGTACCTGAATGCGACGCTCGCGAAGACGGAGGCGATCGCGGCGGGGTACGACGAGGCGGTGTTGCTGTCGTCCGACGGCTACGTGAGCGAGTGCAGCGCCTCGAACATCTTCGCGGTGCGCGGCGACGCGCTCGTCACCCCGCCCGCGTACGCCGGTGCCCTGCGCGGCCTGACGATGGACACCGTCCGCACCCTGGCCACGGGCCTCGGCCTCGACACCCGCGTGGAGAACATGCTCCGCAGCGACCTGTACACGGCCGACGAGATCTTCGTGTGCGGCACGGCGTCGGAGGTCGTCCCGGTCCGCGACATCGACGGCCGCGAACTGGCGGCGGGCCCGGTCACGCGCAAGCTCCAGGACGCGTACCGCGCGGCGGTGACGGGCACGGACGAGCGCTACGCGCACTGGCTCACCCCGGTCGGGTGA
- a CDS encoding DNA-binding response regulator: MPGERVAASCHTGGVVDDEVFSLHGDEELVARAGHVFASAREEFVCAAKDLRTWAQPHARAAIRRRMPAPHPPGLVTRKLYSPVVLADEDARAHLRELRRRGALVRISGSPLPHETIVIDRRVMILAGRESPAGREYTVTTSRTLVDGVYSLFRAIWDGSPDLDAYLRADVPYLDGDARLIFEALGSGLTDEAAAKRLGVALRTYRRRVAELMVRLDAGSRFQAGLRAGELGLPRASR; encoded by the coding sequence ATGCCCGGCGAGCGGGTGGCAGCAAGCTGCCACACTGGCGGGGTGGTCGATGACGAGGTGTTCTCCCTGCACGGGGACGAGGAACTGGTCGCGCGCGCCGGTCACGTGTTCGCCTCCGCGCGCGAGGAGTTCGTGTGCGCGGCCAAGGACCTCAGGACGTGGGCGCAGCCGCATGCCCGGGCGGCGATCCGGCGCCGCATGCCCGCCCCGCACCCGCCGGGCCTGGTCACGCGCAAGCTCTACAGCCCGGTGGTGCTCGCCGACGAGGACGCCCGCGCCCACCTGCGGGAGCTGCGGCGCCGAGGGGCGCTCGTACGCATCAGCGGCTCGCCGCTGCCGCACGAGACGATCGTCATCGACCGGCGCGTCATGATCCTCGCCGGTCGGGAATCGCCCGCCGGCCGCGAGTACACGGTCACGACCTCGCGGACCCTGGTCGACGGCGTCTACTCGCTGTTCCGGGCCATCTGGGACGGCTCCCCCGACCTCGACGCGTACCTGCGCGCCGACGTCCCGTACCTCGACGGCGACGCGCGCCTGATCTTCGAGGCGCTGGGGTCGGGGCTCACCGACGAGGCGGCGGCGAAACGGCTCGGGGTCGCGCTGCGCACGTACCGGCGCCGCGTGGCGGAGCTGATGGTGCGGCTGGACGCGGGCTCGCGCTTCCAGGCGGGCCTGCGTGCGGGGGAGTTGGGGCTGCCCCGCGCGTCGCGGTGA
- a CDS encoding MBL fold metallo-hydrolase: protein MTGQAFTPPWPAAFGARPAGDRLARVRRSPNFVDGAFRNPVPTRRMNDGAVLHLLRGRRASAGLRRPAKAIPLTWRRAADYADGPESGLRATWLGHATVLVEIDNRRVLFDPVWSTRCSPFAAFGPARLHAMPLRWPELPYLDAVVISHDHYDHLDMATVKALARRDTQFMVPLGVGAHLARWGVPDARITELDWHETAEAAGLSFTATPARHYCNRGARVPGTVLWASWVVAGPAHRVFHSGDTGYFPGFADLGDAYGPFDLTMMQIGAYCDAWRDVHLTPEEGVRAHTDLAGGVLLPIHWATFDLAPHPWHEPAARVSAEAERRGVRLTIPRPGAFVEPASGLPNDGWWRDIAPMREPGGRRAGGGEPPRDRTREDPAHRQPVAG, encoded by the coding sequence GTGACCGGGCAAGCCTTCACGCCGCCGTGGCCCGCAGCCTTCGGCGCACGCCCCGCCGGTGACCGCCTGGCGCGCGTACGCCGATCCCCGAACTTCGTCGACGGGGCGTTCCGCAATCCGGTGCCCACCCGGCGCATGAACGACGGTGCGGTGCTGCACCTGCTGCGCGGCCGGCGCGCCTCGGCCGGGTTGCGGCGGCCCGCGAAGGCGATTCCGCTGACCTGGCGACGCGCGGCCGACTACGCGGACGGCCCCGAATCAGGACTGCGCGCCACCTGGCTCGGACACGCGACGGTGCTCGTCGAGATCGACAACCGGCGGGTGCTCTTCGACCCGGTCTGGAGCACACGCTGCTCGCCGTTCGCGGCCTTCGGCCCCGCGCGCCTGCACGCGATGCCGCTGCGCTGGCCGGAACTGCCGTACCTGGACGCCGTCGTCATCTCGCACGACCACTACGACCACCTCGACATGGCGACGGTGAAGGCGCTCGCGCGGCGCGACACGCAGTTCATGGTGCCACTGGGCGTGGGCGCGCACCTGGCGCGCTGGGGGGTGCCGGACGCGCGGATCACCGAACTGGACTGGCACGAGACGGCGGAGGCCGCGGGCCTGTCCTTCACGGCGACGCCCGCCCGGCACTACTGCAACCGGGGCGCGCGGGTACCGGGCACGGTGCTGTGGGCGTCGTGGGTGGTGGCCGGGCCGGCGCACCGGGTCTTCCACAGCGGCGACACCGGGTACTTCCCGGGGTTCGCGGACCTCGGGGACGCGTACGGCCCGTTCGATCTGACGATGATGCAGATCGGGGCGTACTGCGACGCGTGGCGCGACGTGCACCTCACCCCGGAGGAGGGGGTGCGGGCGCACACCGATCTCGCCGGGGGCGTCCTGCTGCCGATCCACTGGGCGACGTTCGACCTCGCCCCGCACCCCTGGCACGAACCGGCCGCGCGCGTGTCGGCCGAGGCGGAGCGGCGGGGAGTCCGGCTCACGATCCCCCGCCCGGGCGCGTTCGTGGAACCGGCGTCGGGGCTGCCGAACGACGGCTGGTGGCGCGACATCGCACCGATGCGCGAACCCGGCGGACGACGGGCCGGAGGCGGGGAGCCTCCGCGGGACCGGACGCGGGAGGATCCGGCGCACAGGCAGCCGGTCGCGGGATGA